From a region of the Terriglobia bacterium genome:
- the istA gene encoding IS21 family transposase, translated as MIDEETRARIRRLFYAEHWKVGTIAHELVLHPDTVSIAVETERFNNTKTLRPSVTDPYADFIREVLAKHPRLRATRLFQMIRDRGYCGSVVQLRRVVACLRPAHKEAFLCLRTFPGEQGQVDWAHFGEVSFGRARRRLSCFVITLSYSRGLYLEFFFDQRMESFLRGHVHAFADWKGLPRILLYDNLRSCVLERRGDAIHFHPRLLELCAHYHFAARPCQVRAGNQKGRVERAIRYIRESFFAARPFTTLEDFNRQALAWRDREAHGRPWPGGDHRTVAEAFAEETPRLLPLPAHRFDSDLLITVQSGKTIYIRFDLNDYSIPPAAVGRPLMLAASESTVRILDGSQEIARHRRSYDRRQQILDPAHQEELLKEKRKALGSTRGGRLAQAVPESEALLDAAFARGESAGSQTTQLLNLLDLYGAREVRAAVCEALDRKTPRASSVAFILNQRRRSNKRRTPSPVDLSRYPELENLSVTPHALETYDDLAKDDDPDE; from the coding sequence ATGATTGACGAGGAAACCCGCGCCCGGATTCGCCGCTTGTTCTATGCCGAACACTGGAAGGTCGGGACGATTGCTCACGAACTCGTTCTTCACCCGGACACGGTCAGCATTGCCGTGGAAACCGAACGGTTCAATAACACCAAAACATTACGACCCAGTGTAACGGACCCATATGCCGACTTCATTCGCGAGGTTCTGGCAAAGCATCCGCGCCTGCGGGCCACACGACTTTTCCAGATGATCCGGGATCGCGGCTACTGCGGCAGTGTGGTGCAGCTGCGCCGGGTCGTCGCCTGCCTGCGCCCCGCCCACAAGGAAGCGTTTCTTTGCCTGCGCACTTTCCCGGGCGAACAGGGACAAGTTGACTGGGCCCATTTTGGCGAAGTTTCTTTTGGCCGGGCCCGTCGGCGGCTCTCCTGTTTTGTCATCACACTCTCTTATTCCCGAGGGTTGTACCTCGAGTTCTTCTTCGACCAACGCATGGAGAGCTTTCTACGCGGCCATGTGCACGCTTTTGCCGACTGGAAGGGCCTTCCCAGAATCCTGTTGTACGATAATCTCCGCAGCTGCGTGCTCGAGCGGCGCGGTGATGCTATTCATTTTCATCCGCGGCTCCTGGAGTTGTGCGCCCACTACCACTTCGCTGCACGCCCTTGCCAGGTTCGTGCGGGCAATCAAAAAGGGCGGGTCGAGCGGGCCATACGGTATATACGGGAATCCTTCTTCGCCGCCCGCCCGTTTACCACTTTGGAGGATTTCAACCGCCAGGCCCTCGCCTGGCGCGATCGGGAAGCCCACGGCCGCCCCTGGCCCGGCGGCGATCACCGCACCGTAGCGGAGGCCTTCGCGGAAGAAACGCCACGCCTGCTGCCGCTGCCTGCACACCGGTTTGACTCCGATCTGCTCATCACGGTGCAGTCGGGCAAAACCATCTACATCCGCTTCGACCTCAACGATTACTCGATCCCTCCGGCAGCCGTCGGTCGCCCGCTCATGCTGGCCGCTTCAGAATCCACGGTGCGCATTCTCGACGGCAGCCAGGAGATTGCCCGCCACCGCCGCTCTTACGATCGCCGCCAGCAGATTCTCGATCCGGCGCACCAGGAAGAGTTGCTGAAAGAAAAACGCAAGGCGCTTGGCTCCACACGCGGCGGCCGGCTCGCCCAGGCAGTCCCCGAAAGCGAGGCCTTGCTCGATGCCGCCTTCGCTCGCGGCGAGTCCGCCGGCAGCCAAACCACTCAACTGCTGAATCTCCTGGACCTCTACGGAGCGAGAGAGGTGCGTGCCGCCGTTTGCGAAGCTCTTGATCGTAAAACCCCACGCGCTTCCTCGGTAGCCTTTATTCTCAACCAACGCCGCCGCTCCAACAAACGTCGAACACCGTCCCCGGTCGACCTGTCGCGTTACCCGGAACTCGAAAACCTATCCGTCACCCCACATGCCTTGGAGACTTACGATGACCTTGCCAAAGACGACGACCCCGACGAGTAA